Genomic DNA from Endomicrobiales bacterium:
TTCACCATTCCACTTAAGAGAAATGGATTTGTAAGGTTTTCAATTTTTGTGTTTATATAGTTACACATATCCAGAGATGTAGTTACACCTCTGTTTACTAACACAGTGCAAATTATATTAGATAACCCCGTTTCTTCGGATAAACGAGCTATCAGTTCTTTATCTGAAACAATCAATTGCCAGCTGCTCATATTTCGCATTCCACAATTTTATTTTTTTTGGGCAGCAACTTAGTTATTTTATAAGCGTTTAAAACTCTTAAAAAAGCATCCGTTGCGCGGCTTTTAGTGCTTGTATGCAGAGTGGCAAGGACATTTCCAATTGCCACTTTTTCGCCGACAATCTTATTTAATGTTATACCGGCACTTTGGTCTATTAAATCTTCTTTTTTTATTCTGCCTGCGCCAAGCAATACGGACGCAAAACCGATTTGTTTTGCATCTATTGAGCCAACATAACCGTTTCTATTGCTACGCACGCTTACTTGAACTTTTGATTTTTCAATCATATCGGTATTTTTTATGTATCTCACATCACCGCCTTGCGCGCTAATCATTGAACAAAATTTATTTAATGCCTTCCCATTTGATAGATTTGTTTCAAGCAATGTTTGTGCCTCGGTTTTGTTTTTTACAATTTTTGAGAGAACTAACGCTTTTTTTCCAAGTTCAATAATCAAATTGTAAAAATCGCCTGGCTCTTTGGACCCCTTCAATATTTCAATTGATTGAATTAGCTCAAGGTTGTTACCAACAGCTCTGCCAAGCGGGTTATTCATATTTGTTATTAAAGCTCCGCATTTAATTGAATTCGCCTTCGCTATATCAATTAAAACCCCAGCAAGCTTTTTTGCCTGCGATGCGCTTTGCATAAATGCGCCCTTGCCAAACTTTACATCTAAAACAAGCACGCTTAAATTTTCAATAAGTTTTTTTGACATAATACTTGCCGCAATTAAGCCGATAGATGGCACCGTAGCGGTGGCATCGCGCAAAGCATATAAAAACTTATCTGCCGGCGCATACTGAGAGGTTTGCCCAACCATAAACAAACCAAGTTTTGAAAGTTGTTTTTCGGCTGTTATTTTTTTGAGGTCTAATTTTATGCCGGCAATTCCCCGCAGTTTATCTAATGTGCCGCCTGTGTGCCCAAGCCCGCGGCCCGATATCATTGGAACTGCAACCCCGCAAGATGCCAGTAACGGGGCAAGTACAAGCGATGTTCCATCACCAACCCCGCCTGTTGAGTGTTTATCTACAATTGGAATTTTTTTTGGTAAATTAAAATTAAATTGTTCCCCAGAGTTTGCCATTGCCTTTGCAAGTGAGAATAACTCTTTATTATTTAAACC
This window encodes:
- a CDS encoding thymidine phosphorylase, with translation MNIIEVIEKKRDDKKLTFQEVEFFVNGCINGKIADYQASALLMAMFINGLNNKELFSLAKAMANSGEQFNFNLPKKIPIVDKHSTGGVGDGTSLVLAPLLASCGVAVPMISGRGLGHTGGTLDKLRGIAGIKLDLKKITAEKQLSKLGLFMVGQTSQYAPADKFLYALRDATATVPSIGLIAASIMSKKLIENLSVLVLDVKFGKGAFMQSASQAKKLAGVLIDIAKANSIKCGALITNMNNPLGRAVGNNLELIQSIEILKGSKEPGDFYNLIIELGKKALVLSKIVKNKTEAQTLLETNLSNGKALNKFCSMISAQGGDVRYIKNTDMIEKSKVQVSVRSNRNGYVGSIDAKQIGFASVLLGAGRIKKEDLIDQSAGITLNKIVGEKVAIGNVLATLHTSTKSRATDAFLRVLNAYKITKLLPKKNKIVECEI